AGCGTGCTTCTGGGCTAACTCTTCTTCTGTTAACCATTGCAAGGTATTAGTAGGACAAACAGAAGCACACATAGGAGGAATCCCATCCTTTGATCGATCGTAGCAAAGATCGCATTTGTACATCAGGTTCTGTTCTTCATCAAATTTAGGGATACCATACGGACAAGCAATCGTACAATTTTGACAGCCGATGCATTTTTCTACTAAAGCGGATAAAACCGCCCCATTGTCTGCTATCTGAATCGCTTGAGCAGGGCAACTTCTGGCGCAAGCAGGATTTACACAATGCAAGCACATAAGCGGAATCGTCTGACGGCTGACAAACGGGTCGGTCTCCAATACATAATTACGATTACGCATATCATGGCCTCCACACTGCGTACAGGCTGCTAAACAGCTACGGCACCCGATGCAATTTTCCATTTCAATATATAAAGTGTGCTTAGCCACGGACTTTTCCTCCCTTGTCTAGTTTGACGATTTCCGCTGCACATGCCTTGAATTCTGGCATACGACTATAAGGATCAAGTGCTGGATTCGTAAGCAGGTTAATAGATTCGTCCTTCCCCCAATGGTATGGTACAAAAACAGTATCAGGTCGAATCGCTTCGATTACCTTCACCTTATATTTGGCTTGACCACGACGCGTTTTTAATAAGACCATCTCACCATGTTTGATGCCATATACTTCTGCTGTTTTGGGATGAACCTCTAGCAATGGTTCGGGATACATTTCTTTTAAAAAGGGAATCCGGCGTGTCTGATTACCAGATAGGTAATGAAAGACTACACGCCCTGTTGTTAAACGCAATGGATATTCCTTGCATGGCTCTTCTGCTGGAGGGCGATAAGGTAGAGCACAAATTTTTGCCTTACCATCTGGATGATAGAATTGTTTATCTAGGAACAAATGAGGCTGTCCTTGATCCTCATCTGACGCACAAGGCCAGAAAACGCCATGATTTTGTTCAATTTTTTCGTACGTAATTCCCGAATAATCTGCAATAGCGCCACGAGACAGCTCCGTTAGTTCAGAAAATATATCACGTGGAGATTGTAAATGACTAAAATATTCTCCCCGTCCCATTCGTTTGGCAATTTCAATTTGAATCCACCAGTCAGGCTTAGATTCTGCATACCAAGCTTGGGCTTGTTTGTGACGAATCACGCGTCCTTCAAGATTGGTAGTAGTGCCTTCATCCTCTGCCCAGGTTGTCGTTGGTAAAATCACATCTGCGTATTCAGCCGATTCCGATAAATAGAAATCGACACAAACCATAAAATCAAGTTCTTTAAGTGCTGACCGCACATGTTGCTGATTAGGTGCACTTACTGCTGGATTAGAACATAACAAGTATAGAGAACGGATGGTTTTATCTAGCATCAGTTGGAACAT
This is a stretch of genomic DNA from Brevibacillus laterosporus DSM 25. It encodes these proteins:
- a CDS encoding 4Fe-4S dicluster domain-containing protein, coding for MAKHTLYIEMENCIGCRSCLAACTQCGGHDMRNRNYVLETDPFVSRQTIPLMCLHCVNPACARSCPAQAIQIADNGAVLSALVEKCIGCQNCTIACPYGIPKFDEEQNLMYKCDLCYDRSKDGIPPMCASVCPTNTLQWLTEEELAQKHAQIELANGKWTASMLGALEGETNVKISLPGILQGKQKLF